Proteins encoded within one genomic window of Paraglaciecola psychrophila 170:
- a CDS encoding DUF3450 domain-containing protein: MTQLTKLSAAFLAIFMTAGSSVAQEEKALEPAVKKATEINQSAAKSQQKINNITDQIDNKLQQFKAINKETTGLDVYNGQLQKQIDNQMQEMDDLNASIDGVSIIERQITPLMMRMITGLVQFVELDVPFLAEERNNRVVELQAMMDRADIAPSEKFRRVMEAYQVEMDYGRTLEAYSGLHTIDGQERDVDFLRVGRTALIYQTRDASLQGTWNKQTRQWEALSSSYRTQVTKGLRMAKKQLAPDLLMLPISMTD; this comes from the coding sequence AGCATTTTTAGCCATATTTATGACGGCTGGAAGTAGCGTTGCTCAGGAAGAAAAGGCGCTTGAGCCTGCAGTTAAGAAAGCGACTGAAATCAACCAGTCTGCAGCAAAATCTCAACAAAAAATTAATAACATCACAGACCAAATTGATAATAAATTACAGCAATTTAAAGCCATCAATAAAGAAACCACTGGTTTGGATGTATACAACGGTCAGTTGCAAAAACAAATTGATAATCAAATGCAGGAAATGGATGACTTAAATGCATCCATTGATGGCGTGAGTATTATCGAACGTCAAATTACCCCGCTTATGATGCGCATGATCACTGGACTTGTACAGTTTGTAGAATTGGACGTGCCTTTTCTTGCCGAAGAAAGAAACAATCGTGTTGTTGAATTACAAGCCATGATGGACAGAGCCGATATTGCGCCGTCAGAAAAGTTTCGCCGCGTGATGGAAGCGTACCAAGTTGAAATGGACTACGGACGTACTCTAGAAGCCTACAGTGGTTTACATACTATTGATGGGCAAGAGCGTGATGTTGATTTTTTGCGGGTGGGACGTACTGCACTGATTTATCAAACCCGTGATGCTAGCTTACAAGGTACCTGGAATAAACAAACTCGTCAGTGGGAAGCCTTGTCTTCGAGCTATCGTACCCAAGTGACTAAGGGTTTACGTATGGCTAAGAAACAACTCGCACCAGACCTTCTAATGCTACCTATATCGATGACGGATTAA